The genomic stretch TTTGCTAAATTTTAACAGAGATGGTTGATGCAATGAAGAAGGTCGCAAATCTTGATGTTGAATTGACGGTTGAAGAGAGAAACTTGCTCTCTGTTGGGTACAAGAATGTTGTTGGTGCTCGTCGCGCATCATGGAGGATCCTATCATCAATTGAACagaaagaggaagcaaaagGAAATGAGATTCATGTGAAGCAACTCAAGGAGTATAGACAGAAGGTTGAATCAGAGCTCTCAACCATTTGTAGTGATATCATGGCAGTGATCGATGAGCATCTCATTCCTTCTGCTACAGTTGGTGAATCAACTGTTTTCTATTATAAGATGTGAGACTATATTTTTCAAAACCCAAgagatattatttatttatttgttcttcTATTGTTTTTGAAATGGGCATCATGAAGGTAAATAAATGTTAACATCAAAATAATTTGGTTATAGGAAAGGAGATTATTATAGGTATCTTGCAGAATTCAAGAGCGGTGACGATAAAAAAGAGGCTGCTGAACAGTCAAAGAAAGCATACGaggttactctctctctctctctctctctctctctctctctctctctctctctctgatgaTGCTCTCAAATTGTTGTTTCATTGCTGTTACTTGCCCAggtcctttttcttttcccctATTGCTTATACACTGCAGGTTGGCACAATTTCTTTTCTGCAAAAAATGGCATCTTAGGTTTTCATGCTCTATTAACACTGGCACTGGAAAATGCTTATTTATCTTAAAATTGATGCCTTTGCAGACTGCCACCACTACTGCTGAGGCCGAGTTGCCTTCCACACATCCCATCCGTTTGGGTCTGGCTCTGAATTTCTCAGTCTTCTATTATGAGATCATGAATGCTCCAGAAAGGTTTGTAGGACGCTATTTTGGGATTGATTACTGTTATGTTTATCTCAAAATTCCCTTCTTTTGATGTGGATACTGTTTTTCAGTGCATGCCACCTTGCAAAGATGGCTTTTGATGAAGCTATTGCTGAGCTTGACTCTTCGAATGAGGAGTCATACAAAGATAGCACCTTAATCATGCAGCTTTTAAGGGACAACCTCACGTTGTGGACTTCTGACCATCCAGAAGATGGAGGtaatagtaataataatttCAGGAGTTAATGATGCACACAATTCCCATCTCTATGAAAGTTTAGAGGATTAGTTTCTTTTATTAGATTAGTTcccctctctcttttttttcctttccgcCCATTTCAGGATTTGCTTCAGTATATACTACGCCTTCATTTGACTGGATTTTAAATATAATTGTGTTTCTAGGCTTTCTTGTTGATGCATTTATAAAGTTACATGCTGTTACCATTCTTATGCTTGTGATGTGTGTTTGCCTACTTTTGAACTATCTTGTTAGAGGGAAAATGTTCACATTGGCTGAAGTCTTGTCCACTATTGTAGAGTAATGACATGAAAGGTTGCATAAGCTCGTTGAGAAACTATGTTGTTTACTATTAACTCATATTTTTCAAGATACATCACCTTAGAATGGTCCTAAATGTGATGGCTTGGAATACTGGTATAATTtggtttctttccttcttttcgaaCTCCTGGGTTTTTTCGTTGAAGGAGAGAAATAAATAGGTAGTGGAAGAATTTTCTAAAACTCAATGCCCATCCGAGACCTAGATCATATTTCAATTATTTCTAGCAGAGATGATATCTCCATTTT from Pyrus communis chromosome 7, drPyrComm1.1, whole genome shotgun sequence encodes the following:
- the LOC137739063 gene encoding 14-3-3-like protein D produces the protein MGLATERENFAYLAKLAEQAERYDEMVDAMKKVANLDVELTVEERNLLSVGYKNVVGARRASWRILSSIEQKEEAKGNEIHVKQLKEYRQKVESELSTICSDIMAVIDEHLIPSATVGESTVFYYKMKGDYYRYLAEFKSGDDKKEAAEQSKKAYETATTTAEAELPSTHPIRLGLALNFSVFYYEIMNAPESACHLAKMAFDEAIAELDSSNEESYKDSTLIMQLLRDNLTLWTSDHPEDGEDSQKVNGNAKVGELEEANSQIS